From Myxococcales bacterium, the proteins below share one genomic window:
- a CDS encoding transposase, translated as MSNPRRIVPGTTYLVTRRTTRRYFLLNPDKRRMLLAFYWYATAVLAAEFGIEIHAVQMLSNHLHEVLTDTRGELPKFLSQRNRLLANAIKVLRGWPEEVFSREGASVVALYGEDAVLQKIGYTLANVVEAGLVSSPEDWPGVTLAATDIGTRTFRVARPEVYFDAENTRWPAMAEIAITVPRSLEASSGHEGARERIVSAVNSAVEKARIVARKAGKFVRSLEWIFSVPHTTRASSFEKEGARNPSFAAGGNVEMAVRAMKERAAFLGAYREAFAKLRNAVRDVLFPAGTWRLFRELGVNVVSTT; from the coding sequence ATGTCCAACCCTCGTCGCATCGTCCCCGGCACCACCTATCTCGTCACGCGCAGAACCACGCGCCGCTACTTCCTCTTGAACCCGGACAAGCGCCGCATGCTGCTCGCCTTCTACTGGTACGCCACGGCCGTGCTCGCCGCAGAGTTTGGCATCGAGATCCATGCGGTGCAGATGCTCTCGAACCACCTTCACGAGGTGCTGACCGACACGCGCGGTGAGCTGCCAAAATTCCTTTCGCAGAGAAATCGCCTGCTCGCGAACGCCATCAAGGTGCTGCGTGGGTGGCCCGAGGAGGTCTTTTCGCGCGAGGGTGCGAGCGTGGTGGCGCTCTATGGCGAGGATGCGGTGCTGCAGAAGATCGGCTACACGCTCGCGAACGTGGTCGAAGCGGGCCTCGTCTCGAGCCCCGAGGATTGGCCGGGTGTGACGCTCGCGGCGACCGACATCGGCACGCGCACGTTCCGTGTGGCGCGGCCCGAGGTGTACTTCGACGCGGAGAACACGCGTTGGCCTGCCATGGCCGAGATCGCGATCACGGTGCCGCGCTCGCTCGAGGCGAGCTCCGGTCACGAAGGGGCGCGGGAGCGCATCGTCTCCGCGGTGAACTCGGCGGTCGAGAAGGCGCGCATCGTGGCGCGGAAGGCGGGCAAGTTCGTGCGCTCGCTCGAGTGGATTTTCTCTGTGCCGCATACGACGCGTGCGTCGTCGTTCGAGAAGGAAGGGGCGCGGAACCCGAGCTTCGCGGCGGGCGGGAACGTCGAGATGGCCGTGCGCGCGATGAAGGAGCGGGCGGCGTTCTTGGGGGCGTACCGGGAGGCGTTCGCGAAGTTGAGGAACGCGGTGCGGGATGTGCTGTTTCCAGCGGGGACGTGGCGCCTCTTCCGCGAGCTCGGCGTCAACGTGGTTTCAACCACTTAG
- a CDS encoding pectate lyase precursor has protein sequence MSPAPTQAPPHAPRRRTALSLPAFAASLVALLALSPRAHAATPSFPGAHGFGAVTPGGRGGDVVHVTTLAPRGPGSLQEALDRDTPRVVVFDVSGIIEGDIEVTHGRVTIAGQTAPGAGITIRGRLMGAYDARVTDIVIRHLRVRPPPLLTVTEKGNLHDAVQFSRNSRVMLDHVSASWASDETCDFYEAKDLTLQDSTVEESSLTGHPEGAHAYGIIVGPEAARVSILRTLVAHHMRRAPAFATGPVEFRNNVVYDLRDGFLHDNPAEGTFYVVGNVWKRGRSAALRPFVLEDEDPSSGDPTYVVRQNRVDDPGRFVGTVDDPFAQRSLHPSFAELPSGVATAPDGPVPGMVHAAPMRSPEEAYAEVLRQSGAFPRDTITRRTIEETRTRCGHWGAKVPPDLLEGLTASAPPLDTDRDGMPDAWETARGLSPTDPSDAKRPLEGEYTAIEVYVNELADRLAAEAPAPRPDQEGPCPDVAPSFADLDPGARKAAPVGCSCDTTTSTSTTPEGGLAFAAIGVSLGLVAARRTLQKRSSSLAPDDS, from the coding sequence GTGAGCCCCGCACCCACCCAAGCGCCGCCTCACGCCCCGCGCCGTCGCACCGCGCTCTCCCTCCCCGCGTTCGCCGCGAGCCTCGTCGCGCTGCTCGCCCTCTCGCCGCGCGCCCACGCAGCCACGCCTTCCTTCCCCGGCGCCCACGGCTTCGGCGCCGTCACCCCCGGCGGCCGCGGCGGCGACGTGGTCCACGTCACGACGCTCGCGCCCAGGGGGCCTGGCTCCCTCCAAGAGGCCCTCGATCGCGACACGCCCCGCGTCGTCGTGTTCGACGTGTCGGGCATCATCGAAGGCGACATCGAGGTCACCCACGGACGCGTCACCATCGCCGGCCAGACGGCCCCCGGCGCGGGCATCACCATCCGCGGCAGGCTCATGGGCGCCTACGACGCGCGCGTCACCGACATCGTCATCCGCCATCTCCGCGTGCGCCCCCCACCGCTCCTCACCGTCACCGAGAAGGGCAACCTCCACGACGCCGTCCAGTTCTCCCGCAACTCGCGCGTCATGCTCGACCACGTGAGCGCCTCCTGGGCCTCCGACGAGACGTGCGACTTCTACGAGGCCAAAGACCTCACCCTGCAAGACTCGACCGTCGAAGAGTCGAGCCTCACCGGCCACCCCGAAGGCGCCCACGCCTACGGCATCATCGTCGGCCCCGAGGCTGCGCGCGTGTCCATCCTGCGCACGCTCGTCGCCCACCACATGCGACGCGCGCCTGCGTTCGCCACCGGCCCCGTCGAGTTTCGAAACAACGTCGTCTACGACCTGCGCGACGGCTTCCTCCACGACAACCCCGCCGAGGGCACCTTCTACGTCGTCGGCAACGTGTGGAAGCGCGGCCGCAGCGCGGCTCTCCGGCCCTTCGTGCTCGAGGACGAAGATCCGTCGAGCGGAGATCCGACGTACGTGGTCCGCCAAAACCGCGTCGACGACCCTGGCCGCTTCGTCGGCACGGTCGACGATCCCTTCGCCCAGCGGAGCCTCCACCCGAGCTTCGCCGAGCTCCCCTCCGGAGTGGCCACCGCCCCCGACGGGCCCGTCCCCGGAATGGTGCATGCTGCACCCATGCGCTCCCCCGAAGAGGCCTACGCCGAGGTCCTCCGCCAGTCGGGCGCCTTCCCGCGCGACACCATCACGCGGCGCACGATCGAAGAGACACGCACCCGCTGCGGGCACTGGGGCGCCAAGGTCCCGCCCGATCTGCTCGAGGGCCTCACCGCGAGCGCCCCCCCACTCGACACCGATCGCGACGGCATGCCCGACGCCTGGGAGACCGCGCGAGGCCTCTCACCGACCGACCCGAGCGACGCGAAGCGCCCCCTCGAAGGCGAGTACACCGCCATCGAGGTCTACGTGAACGAGCTCGCCGACCGCCTCGCCGCCGAAGCGCCCGCCCCGCGCCCCGATCAAGAAGGCCCCTGCCCCGACGTCGCGCCGAGCTTCGCCGACCTCGACCCCGGCGCACGCAAAGCCGCCCCCGTCGGGTGCTCCTGCGACACCACCACGTCCACCTCGACCACGCCCGAAGGAGGCCTCGCCTTCGCCGCCATCGGGGTGTCCCTCGGCCTCGTCGCCGCACGCCGCACCCTCCAAAAGCGCTCGAGCTCCCTCGCGCCCGACGATTCCTGA
- a CDS encoding dioxygenase — translation MSQAALSRMPAVYVPHGGGPWPFVDVGFGEPDSYARLASYLEGLRALPPVAPRAVLVVSAHWEASVPTVMSAPSPPLLFDYYGFPKASYELTWPAPGSPEVASLVRARLADAGITSAEDKDRGYDHGTFVPLKLTYPEADVPIVQLSLVRGLDPKVHLAIGRALAPLRDEGVFVVGSGMSYHNMRGFGRPQARAASEAFDTWLQETVRLPAEERDARLTAWASAPSAREVHPREEHLLPLMVVAGAAGGDVGTVPYADTLLGVKLSAAQFG, via the coding sequence ATGTCCCAAGCCGCTCTCTCTCGCATGCCGGCCGTGTACGTTCCGCACGGCGGTGGCCCGTGGCCCTTCGTCGACGTGGGCTTCGGCGAGCCTGACTCTTACGCGCGGCTCGCGTCGTACCTCGAGGGGCTGAGGGCGCTCCCGCCCGTGGCGCCGAGAGCCGTGCTCGTGGTTTCGGCGCACTGGGAGGCGAGCGTGCCCACGGTGATGAGCGCTCCTTCGCCGCCGCTGCTCTTCGACTACTACGGGTTCCCCAAGGCCTCGTACGAGCTCACGTGGCCCGCGCCGGGGAGCCCGGAGGTAGCTTCGCTCGTGCGCGCGCGGCTCGCCGACGCGGGCATCACGAGCGCCGAGGACAAGGACCGCGGCTACGACCACGGGACGTTCGTGCCGTTGAAGCTCACGTACCCCGAGGCCGACGTGCCCATCGTGCAGCTCTCGCTCGTGCGTGGCCTGGATCCGAAGGTGCACCTCGCCATCGGCCGCGCCCTCGCCCCGCTCCGCGACGAAGGGGTGTTCGTCGTCGGCAGTGGCATGAGCTACCACAACATGCGCGGCTTCGGCCGACCGCAGGCGCGCGCGGCCTCCGAGGCGTTCGACACCTGGCTCCAAGAGACGGTGCGCCTCCCCGCGGAAGAGCGCGACGCGAGGCTCACGGCATGGGCGAGCGCGCCATCGGCCCGCGAGGTGCATCCGCGCGAGGAGCACCTGCTCCCGCTCATGGTCGTGGCCGGCGCCGCAGGCGGCGACGTGGGCACGGTGCCTTATGCCGACACGCTGCTCGGCGTGAAGCTCTCGGCGGCGCAGTTCGGCTGA
- a CDS encoding NADPH-dependent 2,4-dienoyl-CoA reductase, translated as MTTYPTLLSPKDLGPLTLKNRVVMGSMHTGLEDRFYNYDKLAAYFAERAKGGVALMITGGISMNHEGWLLPFGGTLNRYADVFFHRKVTSAVHAHGGKIAMQMLHSGRYGYHPFVVSSSAKKSPISPFTPRAMSKRNIESTVRDYAKSAYLAKLAGYDGVEIMGSEGYLLNQFTCARVNARKDEYGGPVENRLRFPEAIVRAVRDEVGKDFLIIYRMSLLDLVPGGNTWEEIVTIARALEGAGVDVFNTGIGWHEARVPTIAMQVPRAAFRGLTRKLKGELRVPVIASNRINTPEDAEDIVASGDADLVSMARPLLADPDFVNKAAAGDAKSINTCIACNQGCLDLTFQAKRATCLVNPRAGYETELVYLAARRRKKVAVVGGGMAGLSASTVLAGRGHDVTLFEAGARLGGQFVLAANVPGKEELGETIRYFENEVVRTGVTVKLGVRATASDLAAFDEIVVATGVKPRALTIPGASHPKVVSYPDLLSGRVTVGKKVAVVGAGGIGVDVCAFLLEERHTSRESYARTWGIDLSSSAPGGLVPPEAAPPSREVWLLKRSKGEKKMGSGPGKTTGWAHRIALKAHGVHMMADVEYLGVDDRGLSLRVGGVQRSLDVDHVIVCAGQESVVDVVPSLEASGKKVHVIGGARIAGELDARRAILEGARVGAQIGA; from the coding sequence ATGACGACGTACCCCACGCTCCTGTCTCCCAAGGATCTCGGCCCGCTCACGCTCAAGAACCGCGTGGTCATGGGCTCGATGCACACGGGCCTCGAGGACCGGTTCTACAACTACGACAAGCTCGCGGCGTATTTCGCCGAGCGCGCCAAGGGCGGGGTCGCCCTCATGATCACCGGCGGCATCTCGATGAACCACGAGGGGTGGCTCTTGCCCTTCGGCGGCACGTTGAACCGCTACGCGGACGTGTTCTTCCACAGGAAGGTGACCTCGGCGGTGCACGCGCACGGCGGCAAGATCGCCATGCAGATGCTGCACTCCGGGCGGTACGGCTACCACCCGTTCGTGGTGTCGTCGTCGGCCAAGAAGTCGCCCATCTCGCCGTTTACGCCGCGGGCCATGTCGAAGCGGAACATCGAGAGCACGGTGCGCGACTACGCGAAGAGCGCCTACCTGGCGAAGCTCGCGGGGTACGACGGGGTCGAGATCATGGGCTCGGAGGGGTACCTCTTGAACCAGTTCACGTGCGCTCGCGTGAACGCCCGAAAGGACGAGTACGGCGGCCCGGTCGAGAACCGCCTGCGCTTCCCCGAGGCCATCGTGCGCGCCGTGCGCGACGAGGTGGGGAAAGATTTCTTGATCATCTACCGCATGTCGCTGCTCGATCTCGTGCCCGGGGGGAACACGTGGGAGGAGATCGTGACGATCGCCCGCGCGCTCGAGGGCGCGGGGGTCGACGTGTTCAACACCGGCATCGGGTGGCACGAGGCGCGCGTCCCCACGATCGCGATGCAGGTGCCGCGCGCGGCGTTCCGTGGCCTCACGCGAAAGCTCAAGGGCGAGCTGCGCGTTCCCGTGATCGCCTCGAACCGCATCAACACCCCGGAGGACGCCGAGGACATCGTCGCGAGCGGCGACGCGGATCTCGTGTCGATGGCGCGGCCGCTCCTCGCCGATCCGGACTTCGTCAACAAGGCCGCGGCGGGCGACGCGAAGTCCATCAACACGTGCATCGCGTGCAACCAGGGCTGCCTCGACCTCACGTTCCAGGCGAAGCGCGCGACGTGCCTCGTGAACCCGCGCGCCGGCTACGAGACCGAGCTCGTGTACCTCGCCGCGCGCCGCCGCAAGAAGGTGGCGGTCGTGGGGGGCGGCATGGCGGGGCTCTCCGCGTCGACCGTGCTCGCGGGCCGCGGGCACGACGTCACCCTGTTCGAGGCCGGGGCGCGGCTCGGCGGGCAGTTCGTGCTCGCCGCGAACGTGCCCGGAAAAGAAGAGCTCGGCGAGACCATTCGCTACTTCGAGAACGAGGTCGTTCGCACGGGCGTCACGGTGAAGCTCGGGGTGCGCGCTACGGCATCGGACCTCGCGGCGTTCGACGAGATCGTCGTGGCGACTGGCGTCAAGCCGCGTGCGCTCACGATCCCGGGCGCGTCGCACCCGAAGGTGGTCTCGTACCCCGATCTGCTGTCGGGCCGCGTGACGGTGGGGAAGAAGGTGGCCGTGGTGGGCGCGGGGGGCATCGGTGTCGACGTATGCGCGTTCTTGCTCGAAGAGCGGCACACGAGCCGCGAGTCGTACGCTCGCACGTGGGGCATCGACCTCTCGTCGTCGGCGCCGGGGGGACTCGTGCCGCCGGAGGCCGCGCCCCCGTCGCGCGAGGTGTGGCTCTTGAAGCGCTCGAAGGGCGAGAAGAAGATGGGCTCGGGCCCGGGGAAGACCACGGGCTGGGCGCACCGGATCGCGTTGAAGGCGCACGGCGTGCACATGATGGCGGACGTCGAGTACCTCGGCGTCGACGACCGTGGGCTCTCGCTGCGGGTCGGGGGTGTGCAGCGGTCGCTCGACGTGGACCATGTGATCGTGTGCGCGGGGCAGGAGTCGGTCGTCGACGTGGTGCCGTCGCTCGAGGCCTCGGGGAAGAAGGTGCACGTCATCGGGGGGGCGCGGATTGCTGGGGAGCTGGATGCGCGGCGGGCGATCCTCGAGGGGGCGCGGGTGGGGGCGCAGATTGGGGCGTGA
- a CDS encoding TetR/AcrR family transcriptional regulator, giving the protein MQAARPAYHHGDLRRTLVREGLRLVERHGIGKLTLASLASHCGVSTPALYHHFRDKDALMTELGLAALARFEAAIAGALGSEGTGIDLDAFARAYVTFAMAHPELYDLTFGRATWQRPTRGPLHTRAKGSFKAFVARLRSEQEHGRLAPGEDPLRLAQVAWATLHGLARMHGDGLAFSRRAVLDIAAHASRLLSRALRGGPEPTRSEPTRSDPPRAEDSAEPGAPPRRAPRRTARPPRGTEPLPHETPRAKTARARATPPKTPAPPARRR; this is encoded by the coding sequence ATGCAAGCCGCCCGCCCCGCCTACCACCACGGAGATCTCCGCCGCACGCTCGTCCGCGAGGGGCTCCGGCTCGTCGAGCGGCACGGCATCGGCAAGCTCACCCTCGCGAGCCTCGCCTCCCACTGCGGCGTATCGACCCCGGCCCTGTACCATCACTTCCGCGACAAGGACGCCCTCATGACCGAGCTCGGCCTCGCGGCCCTCGCCCGCTTCGAGGCGGCGATCGCGGGGGCGCTCGGCAGCGAGGGCACGGGCATCGACCTCGACGCCTTCGCGCGGGCGTACGTCACGTTCGCCATGGCCCACCCCGAGCTCTACGACCTCACCTTCGGGAGGGCCACGTGGCAAAGGCCCACGCGCGGCCCCCTGCACACCCGCGCCAAGGGCTCGTTCAAGGCGTTCGTCGCGCGCCTCCGGAGCGAGCAAGAGCACGGTCGCCTCGCCCCCGGGGAGGACCCGCTGCGCCTCGCGCAGGTCGCCTGGGCCACGCTCCACGGCCTCGCGCGCATGCACGGCGACGGCCTCGCGTTCTCTCGGCGCGCCGTGCTCGACATCGCCGCCCACGCCTCACGCCTGCTCTCGCGCGCCCTCCGCGGGGGACCGGAGCCTACGCGCTCGGAGCCTACGCGCTCGGACCCTCCGCGTGCCGAGGACTCGGCCGAGCCCGGCGCTCCCCCGCGACGAGCCCCTCGACGAACCGCGCGGCCTCCGCGCGGCACCGAGCCTCTGCCTCATGAAACGCCGCGGGCGAAAACCGCCCGTGCGCGCGCAACTCCTCCGAAGACGCCGGCGCCTCCGGCACGACGCCGGTGA